Proteins encoded by one window of Lathyrus oleraceus cultivar Zhongwan6 chromosome 1, CAAS_Psat_ZW6_1.0, whole genome shotgun sequence:
- the LOC127102047 gene encoding uncharacterized protein LOC127102047, whose product MGKPMNGKNMKSMGLIDKDLEAQGIDISDFSLDWLPDQPPNFLKRKREPFEKKKSLKLGESSATQKQLVPLSSSAPDIPAPSSPTLAELQATVDSENTQYVPEPFDTTLPPSKPTSKPIPPPYEPTSESYEPIPSPTELISQPSEPNLTFFTIDKVFSKFFENSASRLKKLYEESKISDNPSEVRTHWNGFLRWMTSEVFKLKGLSEQVRNEYIRGAKERLEARLAQKAAERATKDAEDRSAAEATDKKKAEKAAGEAEAKAKVEAEAALAAEPARKDAEDAEKANEVALTRGESLASDLAPLVLKTLEELQKEQQLVRAKLDQQDQVNSSI is encoded by the exons ATGGGGAAGCCTATGAACGGGAAGAATATGAAGAGTATGGGTTTAATTGACAAG GATCTGGAAGCACAAGGCATCGACATTTCTGACTTCAGCTTGGATTGGCTACCAGATCAGCCACCTAACTTCTTGAAGAGGAAAAGAGAGCCCTTTGAGAAGAAGAAGAGTCTGAAGCTGGGAGAATCTTCAGCAACTCAGAAGCAACTTGTGCCTCTGAGCTCTTCAGCACCTG ATATTCCTGCCCCATCTTCTCCAACTCTAGCAGAACTTCAGGCCACAGTTGACTCTGAAAATACTCAGTATGTACCAGAACCCTTTGACACCACTCTACCACCCTCTAAACCCACTTCCAAACCCATTCCACCTCCTTATGAACCCACTTCAGAATCTTATGAACCCATTCCATCTCCCACTGAACTCATCTCTCAACCCTCTGAACCTAACCTTACCTTTTTTACCATTGATAAGGTTTTTTCCAAGTTCTTTGAGAACTCTGCTTCAAGACTCAAGAAGTTATATGAAGAATCCAAGATCAGTGACAATCCTTCTGAAGTAAGGACTCACTGGAACGGGTTTCTTAGGTGGATGACATCTGAAGTCTTTAAGTTGAAGGGACTTtctgagcaagtcagaaatgAATACATCAGAGGTGCTAAAGAGAGGCTGGAGGCGCGTCTGGCGCAGAAAGCTGCTGAAAGGGCTACCAAAGACGCTGAAGATAGATCTGCTGCTGAAGCTACTGATAAGAAGAAAGCCGAGAAAGCTGCTGGAGAGGCTGAAGCTAAAGCAAAAGTTGAAGCTGAAGCAGCATTGGCCGCTGAACCTGCTAGAAAAGATGCAGAAGACGCTGAGAAGGCTAATGAGGTTGCTCTCACTCGAGGTGAGTCATTAGCATCTGATCTAGCTCCCCTTGTCCTCAAAACTCTGGAAGAGCTACAGAAAGAACAACAACTAGTTAGAGCAAAACTCGACCAACAAGATCAGGTCAACTCCAGCATCTAG